The following proteins are co-located in the Aggregatibacter aphrophilus ATCC 33389 genome:
- a CDS encoding Fic family protein, with amino-acid sequence MYKPLNFDDAVQYHYNQFPPQSLDYALLMPSLLKATDALARYDQMLKNMHNSEILLAPLRNQEAVISSRMEGTISTMDEIMQYEADYGEGNDSTEVRSDIVETVLYQRALKNAQGAIEDGYLFNKFLLKTMHQELLSYGRGANKSPGAFKHEQNYLADKGKRAILFVPISSEKLEEGLDKLFNYINYDSTPILAKTAVSHLEFEALHPFQDGNGRIGRMLITLMLWQSKAISAPHFYISGYFEEHKERYTELMRQVSQTGNWNEWCQFFFDAIYWQAGHNLKIAQNIHVLYEEMKSIFTETLSSKHSLAVLDFVFTYPVFRNSRLSELTNIPPATANRFTKAILEKGILSLKEEASGRKSALYSFEGMMELVRV; translated from the coding sequence ATGTATAAACCGCTTAACTTCGACGATGCCGTTCAGTATCACTATAATCAATTTCCTCCTCAATCATTAGATTACGCCCTACTTATGCCTAGCCTATTAAAAGCAACTGATGCGCTAGCCCGTTACGATCAAATGTTGAAAAATATGCATAACAGCGAGATTTTACTTGCGCCCTTACGAAACCAAGAGGCTGTTATTTCTTCCCGTATGGAAGGCACAATTAGTACCATGGATGAAATTATGCAATATGAGGCAGATTACGGTGAAGGTAATGATTCCACCGAAGTCCGCTCGGACATTGTAGAAACCGTGTTGTATCAGCGGGCATTGAAAAATGCACAAGGCGCGATAGAAGATGGCTATCTATTCAACAAATTTTTATTGAAAACCATGCACCAAGAGCTTTTATCTTATGGTCGTGGCGCGAATAAATCGCCCGGCGCATTCAAGCACGAGCAGAACTATCTAGCTGACAAAGGCAAGCGGGCGATTCTCTTTGTGCCAATTAGCTCGGAAAAATTGGAAGAAGGTTTGGATAAATTATTCAATTATATCAATTACGATTCTACGCCAATTTTAGCCAAAACGGCCGTTTCTCATCTCGAATTTGAGGCACTTCACCCATTTCAAGACGGCAATGGGCGGATTGGTCGAATGCTGATTACCTTAATGCTTTGGCAATCTAAGGCCATCAGCGCCCCGCATTTTTATATCAGTGGATATTTTGAGGAACACAAAGAACGTTACACAGAGTTGATGCGTCAGGTTTCTCAAACAGGTAATTGGAACGAATGGTGCCAATTCTTCTTTGACGCAATCTATTGGCAGGCAGGACATAACCTTAAAATTGCACAAAACATTCATGTACTTTATGAAGAAATGAAATCTATTTTTACTGAAACACTTTCTTCTAAACATTCTCTTGCTGTACTGGATTTTGTTTTTACTTATCCTGTTTTCCGAAATAGTCGTCTATCGGAGCTAACCAACATTCCGCCGGCAACAGCAAACCGTTTTACCAAAGCAATACTGGAAAAAGGGATTTTGTCATTAAAAGAGGAAGCGAGTGGAAGAAAGTCGGCATTATATTCATTTGAGGGGATGATGGAGTTGGTGAGGGTTTGA